A region from the Hippoglossus hippoglossus isolate fHipHip1 chromosome 18, fHipHip1.pri, whole genome shotgun sequence genome encodes:
- the LOC117779343 gene encoding zona pellucida sperm-binding protein 3-like isoform X1, producing the protein MRLQPSVANHAACVKMAVLLQFTGLHLDFLAVALSVSASSFAMGTRDSSRLEIRCGEAEVRVTVQRRLLEERRVPFRREHLRLGAKPTRGQEASCGPRGLMTGEAAVISAGLRDCGAESRVHGEWLVYSNQLFLFPAVISTSSGSVIVRAATTIIPVECHYNRKQTVNADALTPTWQPMTSTIGVFGLLHFSLRTMADDCNSLRSSSVYQQGEAVFLEASVEAPLHPLLTVYVDYCVATLKPDPLSSPSYRFITNYGCLVDSVLPGSSSKFLLREQENRLCFSVQAFHFKQDSGEQMFISCHLRATLKPNSQSHLNKACFFHRPTFRWRATEGDQALCECCDSDDCLRQTGVGNIGYTVHTTPPHKETTHEADTTVGPLHTLPPSHWTGHLSVSH; encoded by the exons ATGCGACTCCAGCCGTCGGTCGCTAACCACGCTGCCTGTGTGAAAATGGCCGTCCTGCTACAGTTCACCGGGCTCCACCTCGACTTTCTGGCGGTCGCGCTGTCGGTGAGCGCCTCTTCTTTCGCCATGGGAACCCGGGACAGCAGCAGACTCGAGATCCGCTGCGGAGAGGCGGAGGTGAGGGTCACCGTGCAGCGGCGGCTCCTCGAGGAGAGACGGGTCCCGTTCAGACGCGAGCACCTTCGACTCGGGGCGAAGCCGACGCGGGGCCAGGAGGCGTCGTGCGGACCGCGGGGACTCATGACCGGCGAGGCAGCGGTCATCTCCGCGGGGCTGCGGGACTGTGGGGCCGAGTCCAGA GTTCATGGTGAGTGGCTTGTGTATTCCAACCAGCTCTTTCtatttcctgctgtgatttCGACCTCTTCAGGCAGTGTAATAGTTAGAGCAGCAACAACCATCATACCTGTTGAGTGCCATTATAACAG AAAGCAGACAGTGAATGCAGACGCATTAACcccaacctggcaacccatGACATCCACTATCGGTGTATTTGGCCTTCTGCACTTCTCCCTTCGTACCATGGCAG ATGACTGCAACTCTCTACGTAGTTCCTCAGTGTACCAGCAGGGGGAAGCAGTGTTTTTGGAGGCCAGTGTGGAGGCGCCGCTGCATCCTCTACTCACTGTATATGTGGACTACTGTGTTGCTACACTGAAGCCTGACCCTCTCTCCTCGCCAAGCTACAGGTTTATCACCAATTATGG ATGTCTTGTAGACAGTGTATTACCAGGGTCTTCATCTAAATTCCTCCTGCGGGAGCAAGAAAACCGGTTGTGCTTCAGTGTCCAAGCCTTCCACTTCAAGCAGGATTCTGGGGAACAG ATgttcatcagctgccacctgaGGGCCACTCTGAAACCAAACTCCCAGAGCCACCTGAACAAAGCCTGCTTCTTCCACAGGCCCACATTCAG GTGGCGTGCCACAGAGGGGGACCAGGCTCTGTGCGAATGCTGTGACTCTGACGACTGCTTGAGACAGACTGGAGTGGGGAACATTGGCTACACTGTCCACACGACTCCACCCCATAAAG aaacgACGCATGAGGCGGACACAACAGTCGGGCCTCTTCACACCCTGCCACCCTCCCATTGGACGggtcatctgtcagtcagtcactga
- the LOC117779343 gene encoding zona pellucida sperm-binding protein 3-like isoform X3 encodes MRLQPSVANHAACVKMAVLLQFTGLHLDFLAVALSVSASSFAMGTRDSSRLEIRCGEAEVHGEWLVYSNQLFLFPAVISTSSGSVIVRAATTIIPVECHYNRKQTVNADALTPTWQPMTSTIGVFGLLHFSLRTMADDCNSLRSSSVYQQGEAVFLEASVEAPLHPLLTVYVDYCVATLKPDPLSSPSYRFITNYGCLVDSVLPGSSSKFLLREQENRLCFSVQAFHFKQDSGEQMFISCHLRATLKPNSQSHLNKACFFHRPTFRWRATEGDQALCECCDSDDCLRQTGVGNIGYTVHTTPPHKETTHEADTTVGPLHTLPPSHWTGHLSVSH; translated from the exons ATGCGACTCCAGCCGTCGGTCGCTAACCACGCTGCCTGTGTGAAAATGGCCGTCCTGCTACAGTTCACCGGGCTCCACCTCGACTTTCTGGCGGTCGCGCTGTCGGTGAGCGCCTCTTCTTTCGCCATGGGAACCCGGGACAGCAGCAGACTCGAGATCCGCTGCGGAGAGGCGGAG GTTCATGGTGAGTGGCTTGTGTATTCCAACCAGCTCTTTCtatttcctgctgtgatttCGACCTCTTCAGGCAGTGTAATAGTTAGAGCAGCAACAACCATCATACCTGTTGAGTGCCATTATAACAG AAAGCAGACAGTGAATGCAGACGCATTAACcccaacctggcaacccatGACATCCACTATCGGTGTATTTGGCCTTCTGCACTTCTCCCTTCGTACCATGGCAG ATGACTGCAACTCTCTACGTAGTTCCTCAGTGTACCAGCAGGGGGAAGCAGTGTTTTTGGAGGCCAGTGTGGAGGCGCCGCTGCATCCTCTACTCACTGTATATGTGGACTACTGTGTTGCTACACTGAAGCCTGACCCTCTCTCCTCGCCAAGCTACAGGTTTATCACCAATTATGG ATGTCTTGTAGACAGTGTATTACCAGGGTCTTCATCTAAATTCCTCCTGCGGGAGCAAGAAAACCGGTTGTGCTTCAGTGTCCAAGCCTTCCACTTCAAGCAGGATTCTGGGGAACAG ATgttcatcagctgccacctgaGGGCCACTCTGAAACCAAACTCCCAGAGCCACCTGAACAAAGCCTGCTTCTTCCACAGGCCCACATTCAG GTGGCGTGCCACAGAGGGGGACCAGGCTCTGTGCGAATGCTGTGACTCTGACGACTGCTTGAGACAGACTGGAGTGGGGAACATTGGCTACACTGTCCACACGACTCCACCCCATAAAG aaacgACGCATGAGGCGGACACAACAGTCGGGCCTCTTCACACCCTGCCACCCTCCCATTGGACGggtcatctgtcagtcagtcactga
- the LOC117779343 gene encoding zona pellucida sperm-binding protein 3-like isoform X2, giving the protein MRLQPSVANHAACVKMAVLLQFTGLHLDFLAVALSVSASSFAMGTRDSSRLEIRCGEAEVRVTVQRRLLEERRVPFRREHLRLGAKPTRGQEASCGPRGLMTGEAAVISAGLRDCGAESRVHGEWLVYSNQLFLFPAVISTSSGSVIVRAATTIIPVECHYNRKQTVNADALTPTWQPMTSTIGVFGLLHFSLRTMADDCNSLRSSSVYQQGEAVFLEASVEAPLHPLLTVCLVDSVLPGSSSKFLLREQENRLCFSVQAFHFKQDSGEQMFISCHLRATLKPNSQSHLNKACFFHRPTFRWRATEGDQALCECCDSDDCLRQTGVGNIGYTVHTTPPHKETTHEADTTVGPLHTLPPSHWTGHLSVSH; this is encoded by the exons ATGCGACTCCAGCCGTCGGTCGCTAACCACGCTGCCTGTGTGAAAATGGCCGTCCTGCTACAGTTCACCGGGCTCCACCTCGACTTTCTGGCGGTCGCGCTGTCGGTGAGCGCCTCTTCTTTCGCCATGGGAACCCGGGACAGCAGCAGACTCGAGATCCGCTGCGGAGAGGCGGAGGTGAGGGTCACCGTGCAGCGGCGGCTCCTCGAGGAGAGACGGGTCCCGTTCAGACGCGAGCACCTTCGACTCGGGGCGAAGCCGACGCGGGGCCAGGAGGCGTCGTGCGGACCGCGGGGACTCATGACCGGCGAGGCAGCGGTCATCTCCGCGGGGCTGCGGGACTGTGGGGCCGAGTCCAGA GTTCATGGTGAGTGGCTTGTGTATTCCAACCAGCTCTTTCtatttcctgctgtgatttCGACCTCTTCAGGCAGTGTAATAGTTAGAGCAGCAACAACCATCATACCTGTTGAGTGCCATTATAACAG AAAGCAGACAGTGAATGCAGACGCATTAACcccaacctggcaacccatGACATCCACTATCGGTGTATTTGGCCTTCTGCACTTCTCCCTTCGTACCATGGCAG ATGACTGCAACTCTCTACGTAGTTCCTCAGTGTACCAGCAGGGGGAAGCAGTGTTTTTGGAGGCCAGTGTGGAGGCGCCGCTGCATCCTCTACTCACTGT ATGTCTTGTAGACAGTGTATTACCAGGGTCTTCATCTAAATTCCTCCTGCGGGAGCAAGAAAACCGGTTGTGCTTCAGTGTCCAAGCCTTCCACTTCAAGCAGGATTCTGGGGAACAG ATgttcatcagctgccacctgaGGGCCACTCTGAAACCAAACTCCCAGAGCCACCTGAACAAAGCCTGCTTCTTCCACAGGCCCACATTCAG GTGGCGTGCCACAGAGGGGGACCAGGCTCTGTGCGAATGCTGTGACTCTGACGACTGCTTGAGACAGACTGGAGTGGGGAACATTGGCTACACTGTCCACACGACTCCACCCCATAAAG aaacgACGCATGAGGCGGACACAACAGTCGGGCCTCTTCACACCCTGCCACCCTCCCATTGGACGggtcatctgtcagtcagtcactga